The DNA region AAAGTTGAGTCCACACACCTTTTTCCCCATTGTTATGGAATACACAATGTTTCACTGTGTAGCATATGCTAGATCACAGAATGAACGCGTCCAGGTCATCAGTTGTTCTGTTTGCTCCTCTCCATGTCCCAAAAAGATCTCAGTTGCAGTTTCCATTTGAGCAGAGCCGGATGTTGCAACTCATCCATGAATTTACAGTTACACGAGCAAGCTCCTCCATTGATCCAAGAGAACACTGAAGAACACATCAAATCATCGGCACAAACCCCATTTCCTCCCCTTATTAGACAATGTCTGGAGCACGGACTATTTTTGCGAAATTCCTTAAAATTTGGTATGAAATTCCTACGTTTCAAGCAGGGTCTTGCTCTATATATCCATGCAGCCATACCAcacaattttgcaaaaaaaagaagacttAAACGAGGTATATGACAACCAAAATTAAAGAGCAACCACCACTCGAATCGGAATGTACTTCATCAGATTGAGACTCTGTTTGTTTGAACTTCTGTTGTCAAAAGTCAAAATTAACTAAACAGAGTGAATAAATTAAAAGTTGAGAAGTAAGTTAAGAAaaacttttttagtttttaatatattaaaaagctaaaattttatttaaaaactaataaaaaaaatcattagacAAAAACTAACTTTTCAACCTAAAAGTCAAAAGCATCAGTTCAACCGATCAGTCTCATTTCTCGCGGCATCCCCTGCACACGTGCATCGATGCATATGGAGCGTCAAGAATGCGAAGCGCACAAGGCGGGGGCGTCGTGCTGCTGGTGCATGGCGAACGAGCTCGACCGCGACATGGGCCGGGAGTAGCTGGACCGCCGGAAGCTCCCGGCAGCGAGCTCATCGGCGGGGTCCACGCCGTCGCCAGCCTCCCCGTCCCTCTCTCCGGGGATCTTGCACTTctccccgaggatgatgcccTTCTTCCACAGCGTGTCCTCCGACTCGACCTTGTGCTCCTTGCGGTTCATGCTGCGGTTCATGCTCCACAGCCGCATCTTGTCCGGGATGTTCATGCTGAGGTTCTTGCTCAGGCTGATGGACAGGGACAGCCGCCGCTTAGACGTTGACGACGGCATCGCCACCGGTGCGATCGGCCCGTGCGTCGCCAGCTCCGGCGACAGcgtcaccaccgcctcctcctcgcttgCAGCACCAGCCTTCTGGTTGTCGGCGTGGCTGCCGTCGGAGACGGATCCCACCCTGGTCGGCTGGTCCGACGCGGCGGCCGCCTTCGGCTTGCGGCCGCACGCCGAGCACATGGACGAGACGAGCGCGACCGTGGCAGCCACGCACGCAACGAAGAAGTACAGCGCGACGGCGTCGTGGCTGAAGGAGTGCGTGCTGCCgtccggcggcgacggcgccggcAACCTTGCCATTGTCACCGGCTGGATCCCAGCGAAGGGAGAGAGCTATTTGGAAAGTTCTCTGCCTGGAAGGATGGCTAGCTGCTCGTCGGAAGCTTCTCTTCCCGCAAGGCGGGGGAGCCTCCCGTTTCCAAACTGGAAACTGGGGCCGGTTCGGTTTCAGGTTGTGTGGCTCTGGGATAGTACTGCTCCTGTTCTTAAAGGGGACAAGCTAATTTTAGGGACAAAAAAATGTCATGGCATAAATTTGGGCAATGCTTGCCTGTGTAAACATCAAGCTAGACTTGAAAATGAAAGACCAGTTGGTGAACAGCGAGATTATATATGGGTAGACAATGATATAATTTACCAGTAAAGCACAGCAACAACCAATTGGGACTTAACTAACCTGGTAAACTATCAGTACCCAGCTAAACTCTCTAAACTCCAATTGTTCTCCTAGCGTACACCgaaaataaatggaaaaaattGTACACGTTTATGTAGCTCAACTCTATCAAAagttcttgatgctttgatgcGACACCTTCTGAAAATCATGTAAAACTTTGCTCTAGGAAAATGGAAGATGGATTAAGTTGCTGAGCCAATTTGAGAAGACTGTGGTCTTCAGAGTTCAGTTTTGCTTTTGCCAGATTTTGATGGCTTCTTCGTCCCTTGCCACCATTTCTTTACGATTTTGGACACCTTGTTTACGTGCCCTTTCAACTTTTTGCTGGTATCCTTGAACTGTTGCACGACTTGCTGTTTCAAATCTTTCTTTGGAGAACCCTTATCTTTTAGAACTTTTCCCTGGCAGGAGTAGACGTGTGATTAGACGTTAAAACTGAAATAAATAGTTTTGGCCAAAATCGTGTGAAACGTTACCAAGTTCTTGGGGAAGttatcatcctcctcctcatcatcctcttcatcatcctcttcaGCACCAAAGTTATTTTTCATCAGATCGTCTCTAGAGTACATCTTCATGCTTGGGGCTCCCGGAATACCCTGCGATATCAGTAgcattttataatattttgaatctACTTGGATAAAGTTATACTGGATACAGTTAGAATATCGACCTCCATTGATTTCAATATCTTTTCCATCTCAGCATCTTTCGAAGGCTTTGCGGCAAATGGTTCTCCAGGGACCCGATCCTGTTATTTTTACAATGATGTCTCAGAAATGAAATGCATTTTTACTATCAGCTGGTAGTGAACTTTTACAAGTGAAGCATCCAAATTTGGCATGTAACTGGTCTTACAATAAGGTTTTAGATTATGTAATACCTTTGTTAACTTCATGGCTCTATCGCTAAAATTGTTACTAAATTTCCGTAACTCCTTTCAAGGTTCATTGtaatagagtaaatttcacaaaactacaaccatTTGTACCATTGTAACACGAAACTACAACTTTTGAAGTCtatttcacaaaattacaactattttgaccCTTGGTAACAATAAACTATAACTTTTTGGCACATATGTGGTTGACAGGTGGGACCAGACCATGTGGCACATGTGTGACTGATGGGTAGGATCAAACCTAAAAGTTGTAGTTTCTTGTTACTAAGGGTcgaaatagttgtagttttgtgaaatatactttaaaagttgtagttttgtgttacaatggtacaaatagttatagttttgtgaaatttactcattGTGATAAGATATGGTTGGTAGTCTTATCATCACAATTGTACCAAAGTACAGCAGCATGTTATTCAGAAAAACTGAATTCGCTACAAACTACATCATTCAATCACTTTGTTTCCGTGAAGTATAGCTCCAGAACATGATATCATCATTTTACTGTATCTGAGGTAGGTGAACCATGATTGATCAAACTAAAACAGGGCTTGTCGGCATGCATCCAACTCAGGCATGCATCCAACTCATGGCTTGGGACAGCTAAAGCTCAACTTCAGACAAGGTGCCACGTTCGTGGCTGTTATCATGATTATCTTCAACATCATGTATATCTTGCTTCAAGACGAAATTGCTAGAGTCCTAGAGCCTAACTTAGGACTAATAAGATTTCGCTGCTCATATCAACATCATATTTCTTTTGAATCAAATTGACATCTTGTTAGAAAATAGTCAATTTAAAAGGGCAAAATCAAGGCATGAAGGGCTCACTTTTGGAACTGGTGGTGGGTCCTTGGCGCATGCTTCGGAAACATCTTTGCAGAGAAATTTCATCAGCTGATCAACTGAGGGTTTGTTTTTATAGATAAACTCAGCAACATCAGTATCAGCATACCCCATCACCTGAAATGAATTTAATTCAGATAAACACAGCATGacaaaattcaaaagaaaagaTAGTGTTTCCTTATTGATCAGTAACTATCAACAAGTTGGAAAGCAAACTTTAACAAGCTCCATGCGAGATTAGCACGGCTAAAGAATATATGATTCATTTACCTCCTGACATGCACGCTCAATGGTCTTGCATTCTGCATTACAATGCCCTTCTTCGTCTTGCTCAACAAGCTGTCAAATACTTCTATGTATTAGTACGAGATTCAGATGATGCAACGGCGTAAATCACAATTAACCACAAAGCTACATCAGGCAGAATCATGTCAACCATTTTAATTTGTCTTGCTGCCTCAATTATGTGCATGCAACTAACAGTCTTGCATATAATTCGTGTTAATTTGGTGTCACTTATACTCCCTATTAAATACGAAATTAGTTCAGAATTTGTCTTCTCTGTATTCATAAGGGAACAAGTAAAAAAACTATCAATACCGACAAAAAGAAAATAGCGAACTATAAGGAAGTGAGCAAACCAATGCTTTCACATAAGAAGTTCACTGCTACAGTGCTGCTAAACTTCTcagtttaagaaattcaatcAAACCAAGGTGCTCATAGTCAGAACTAATGCATTTACTGAAGAACATAGTTCATACTGTCACTCGAACTGAGATTTAAACATGTCTGATCATGCTACCTCGTTTtttttatggattaaattactCGCATCTGACCTCTAGTTGGTTAAACAACCTATCTCTGCATCTGGTAATGTTTTGAATGTTGCCACATCAAACTCAATTAACAAGAGCGAACAGAGAACGCCGATTCACCTCCAACTTGTCGCCTTTCTCAACGATGTCGATCCGGAGCAGCCAGTCTGCCTCCTGCTTCTTCAGGTTGCACACATTCTCCGCGATCTCGATGATCTCGATCTCCGGCACCTACACGCACCCCCACCCCAACTCGTCAGCACACCACCACAGACCACACCAGAAACTCATACAGCCTACCAACCGCTCGAATTTAACTAGAAACAGAGGCGGAGTAGAGTACCTTCTTGGAGAGCGGGAGCGCCTGCTGCTTCTTGGAGACCTGCGCGGAGATCTCGCGCGCGATCCGCTCGCACACCTGGCACCGGATGTAGGGGATGTCCTCCCGCCTCGCGGCAGTTGCGGGCTTCTTCTGCCCCGCTGCTGCGGCTGGGTGCAGGACGACGGCCGCGAGCGCGACGGCCAAGAGcaaggcgccggcgccggcacgTCTCGCCGCCATCTTCGGTGGTTCTCTCTCTTCTCAGTCTCACATGTCTGCGGCAGGCGGACTAGAAGCGGGGTTCGTTCGTCGTTGCACATGTGGCGGGTGAGTTCTGCGCCGTCCGTTCGTACACGTGGCGTGATCGGAGGGTTGGGGACGTGTTTGGGTTGTTTGGGCCAATGGGAGGAGACCAGGTAGGATGCCTGGCGTGGTTTGCGGCAGACCTGCGATGTGCGCAAGGTTTACAAATTGGTTTGACGAACGCAGATTGAGACCTGACGGTTACCCAAAACCCATAGTTGTCGTGATAACTgtttaaaatttgataaaaattcgtacaaatttaattaaaatttgcaAATCGATATCAAAATCCAGTCGAATTAGATTGTCGGTTACCGAGTGAATTGGACTAATGACCGATCGGTTTTTACAGTTTATTGATCGATTTTGATGATAACCGAATTGGTTGAAATTCGAACGTTTTTTGACGATAACGGATCGAATTTTGACGGTTACGGAACACATTATTTAAATTTCTATAAAGTtcaaaaaaatctcaaaaaagtcattaaaaataacaaaaaaacaaaaaaaaagaaacaaatatggcatgagatttgctatgttttgtttaatcataCTATCTACTACTTGCATATATCATATACGgggaaaaatttataaaaaaatgagggaaaattttggcatgaactttgctatattttagacATTTTTAAGGAAACAAATAGATATTAATAGCAATTAGAGCATGatcatataattgtttcattgaatatatacatacattacGTAAGTAGCACATTAAATTAATAAATTTGTCAAATTATCTATACAAATGCTAGAAACACAATCACATGACATCCATCAATACTTACTAAAATGATAGTTGATGTTTAAAATATAGTTTATATAGTATCCACGTCACATGTAACCTACGAGATAGAAAAAATTAATCCAATACCATGGTATGTAGATAAAGTAGTTacagaaagtaaattatcatTATCTTTAGTACCATCAGCTTCTAACAAGGGATTAAATTCGGTAGTATTGTATTCCTCAGTGCACATGAGCATTATCCATCGTGTAGATAGCAAACTATGTCTTAAACTCTGCCCAACTTTACCTCGTCTATGCAGAAATGGTTGACCATTATCTTTATaatatggcataaaactcaGAGTTTGTCACCCATAGACCCACTAaataggaggctctgactgaGCATCGAAGACATGATAGTCATACAgatacgatccagaactactctccatgccatagtTGTTGGAATAGCtcgcactatcttgtggtccatcatgACCACCCTGTATGACATGCCTTTGTGAGGATGGGATACTGTGGTCCTCGTCCTGTGTGATATGTGTAAACTGACTCTCACTAGTGAATTGCACGGGAGCAACGACAGAGGATAGGCGTGAGGAGCACCACCTccctgaccatcatcatcaccgctATCTGTCTTTGAGCTACTGTCATTAGActcttggtaagttgggctctttgaGGCACTATCCATGttctcatcgctttgcacttgcCTTTTGCTCTTACTcttaatcttcttgctcttctttggatGAGCAaattgc from Phragmites australis chromosome 8, lpPhrAust1.1, whole genome shotgun sequence includes:
- the LOC133926247 gene encoding uncharacterized protein LOC133926247; the protein is MARLPAPSPPDGSTHSFSHDAVALYFFVACVAATVALVSSMCSACGRKPKAAAASDQPTRVGSVSDGSHADNQKAGAASEEEAVVTLSPELATHGPIAPVAMPSSTSKRRLSLSISLSKNLSMNIPDKMRLWSMNRSMNRKEHKVESEDTLWKKGIILGEKCKIPGERDGEAGDGVDPADELAAGSFRRSSYSRPMSRSSSFAMHQQHDAPALCASHS
- the LOC133926246 gene encoding uncharacterized protein LOC133926246, with amino-acid sequence MAARRAGAGALLLAVALAAVVLHPAAAAGQKKPATAARREDIPYIRCQVCERIAREISAQVSKKQQALPLSKKVPEIEIIEIAENVCNLKKQEADWLLRIDIVEKGDKLELVEQDEEGHCNAECKTIERACQEVMGYADTDVAEFIYKNKPSVDQLMKFLCKDVSEACAKDPPPVPKDRVPGEPFAAKPSKDAEMEKILKSMEGIPGAPSMKMYSRDDLMKNNFGAEEDDEEDDEEEDDNFPKNLGKVLKDKGSPKKDLKQQVVQQFKDTSKKLKGHVNKVSKIVKKWWQGTKKPSKSGKSKTEL